The window CCAAGTGGGGCCTGTCGATGACCGAAGGCCGGGTCGATGCCTGGCTCAAGGAGGAGGGCCAGGCCATCACCAAGGGTGATGAAGTGATGGACGTGGAAACCGACAAGATTTCCAGCAGCGTCGAAGCGCCGTTCTCCGGGATCTTGCGGCGGCAGGTTGCCCGACAGGACGAAACCCTGGCGGTCGGCGCCTTGCTCGGGATTGTCGTCGACGGTGAAGCGAGCGATGCCGAGATCGATGCGGTCATCGAGCAGTTCCAGTCGTCCTTTGTGCCCGGCGACGCTGCCGACGAAGACAGCGGCCCGAAACCGCAGAAAGTCGAACTGGATGGCCGGGTGATCCGCTTTTTCGAGCGTGGCGAAGGCGGCACGCCACTGCTGCTGGTGCATGGTTTCGGCGGCGACCTGAACAATTGGCTGTTCAACCACGAAGCACTGGCGGCCGGGCGTCGGGTCATCGCCCTGGACCTGCCGGGCCATGGCGAATCCGCCAAGACACTGCAACGCGGTGACCTGGACGAACTGAGCGGCGTGGTGCTGGCCTTGCTCGATCACCTGGACATCAACGCTGTGCAT is drawn from Pseudomonas rhizophila and contains these coding sequences:
- a CDS encoding acetoin dehydrogenase dihydrolipoyllysine-residue acetyltransferase subunit, with product MSQIHTLTMPKWGLSMTEGRVDAWLKEEGQAITKGDEVMDVETDKISSSVEAPFSGILRRQVARQDETLAVGALLGIVVDGEASDAEIDAVIEQFQSSFVPGDAADEDSGPKPQKVELDGRVIRFFERGEGGTPLLLVHGFGGDLNNWLFNHEALAAGRRVIALDLPGHGESAKTLQRGDLDELSGVVLALLDHLDINAVHLVGHSMGGAVSLNAARLMPQRVRSLTLIGSAGLGAQINGSYLKGFVEAANRNALKPQLVQLFSNAELVNRQMLDDMLKYKRLEGVDAALLQLSATLFADGRQQVDLREVVQAGHVPTLVIWGSDDAIIPAVHSDGLSAQVEVLPGQGHMVQMEAAEQVNRLILGFIEQH